A window of the Oryza brachyantha chromosome 5, ObraRS2, whole genome shotgun sequence genome harbors these coding sequences:
- the LOC102716502 gene encoding 50S ribosomal protein L9: MASARAALLRRHCLAAAAGGGANPVLFCGHGLRYRKLEVILTTTIDKLGKAGEVVKVAPGHFRNHLMPKMLAVPNIDKFTLLIREQRKLYQPQEVEVVKEVRKEDDDARQQEEKLKEYQTAAKRLDNALLVLRRFISVGNELRSPVTKDEIISEVARQLNINIHPDNLHLPSPLASLGEFELPLRLPRDIPRPEGKLQWTLTVKIRRK, from the exons atggcatccgcccgcgccgccctgctccgccgccactgccttgccgcggccgccggcggcggcgccaaccCAGTACTCTTCTGCGGCCATGGCCTCCGCTACCGCAAGCTGGAGGTCATCCTCACCACG ACTATCGATAAGCTGGGCAAAGCGGGGGAGGTGGTGAAGGTGGCCCCCGGACACTTCCGCAATCACCTTATGCCCAAGATGCTCGCTGTCCCAAACATCGACAAATTCACTTTACTCATCCGTGAGCAGCGTAAG CTTTACCAACCTCaagaggtggaggtggtgaaAGAAGTCCGAAAGGAAGATGACGATGCTAGA CAACAGGAAGAGAAACTGAAGGAGTATCAGACGGCAGCAAAGCGTCTTGATAATGCTCTCTTG GTGTTGAGGAGGTTCATCTCAGTTGGGAATGAACTACGGTCTCCTGTGACAAAGGATGAAATTATTTCCGAG GTTGCACGGCAACTCAATATCAATATCCACCCAGACAATCTCCACCTGCCATCACCATTGGCATCCCTTGGGGAATTTGAGCTGCCCCTCCGTTTGCCAAGGGATATACCACGCCCAGAAGGCAAGCTACAATGGACTCTAACGGTTAAGATCAGAAGAAAATAG
- the LOC102706662 gene encoding probable WRKY transcription factor 43, protein MAPLSPAGDWAASLLLAGSSAAGLGEDPAGAGSGGGGMAAAAAAAESSCGGSSTVTTAGGSSGVTEATATTNRQLQGSARRGRGNGRKAGGGGRTPRFAFHTRSENDVLDDGYRWRKYGQKAVKNSDFPRSYYRCTHHTCSVKKQVQRLAKDRGIVVTTYEGVHNHPCEKLMEALNPILRQLQLLSQL, encoded by the exons ATGGCGCCGCTTAGCCCGGCGGGGGACTGGGCGGCGTCGCTGCTCCTCGCGGGGAGCTCAGCGGCGGGCTTGGGTGAGGATCCGGCGGGTGCAGGGAGTGGCGGTGGCGggatggcagcggcggcggcggcggcggagagcagCTGCGGCGGGAGCAGCACCGTCACGACTGCAGGAGGGAGTAGTGGCGTgacggaggcgacggcgacgacgaacaGGCAGCTGCAGGGCAGCGCGCGGCGTGGGAGGGGCAACGGTAGGAaggctggaggcggcgggaggaCGCCGAGGTTCGCGTTCCACACGAGGAGCGAGAACGACGTCCTCGACGACGGCTACCGGTGGAGGAAGTACGGGCAGAAGGCCGTCAAGAACAGTGACTTCCCcag GAGCTACTACCGGTGCACGCACCACACGTGCAgcgtgaagaagcaagtgcaGCGTCTGGCCAAGGACAGGGGCATCGTGGTGACCACGTACGAGGGCGTCCACAACCACCCGTGCGAGAAGCTCATGGAAGCGCTCAACCCCATCCTCAGGCAGCTCCAGCTCCTCTCGCAGCtctga
- the LOC102716039 gene encoding 50S ribosomal protein L20-like translates to MNKGKIFKLAKGFRGRAKNCIRIARERVEKALQYSYRDRRNKKRDMRSLWIERINAGTRLHGVNYGNFMHGLMKENIQLNRKVLSELSMHEPYSFKALVDVSRTAFPGNRPVKEGLASIL, encoded by the exons ATGAACAAGGGCAAGATTTTCAAGCTAGCAAAAGGATTCAGGGGAAGGGCAAAAAACTGCATAAGGATTGCTAGGGAGAGGGTGGAAAAGGCATTGCAATATTCATACAGGGATCGGCGCAACAAGAAGAGAGACATGCGGTCTCTTTGGATTGAGCGCATCAATGCTGGTACACGACTCCATGGG GTGAACTACGGTAATTTCATGCATGGACTGATGAAGGAGAACATCCAACTCAACAGGAAGGTACTTTCAGAGCTGTCAATGCACGAGCCATACAGCTTCAAGGCTCTTGTTGACGTCTCTCGCACTGCATTCCCTGGAAACAGGCCTGTTAAGGAGGGACTAGCAAGTattctttaa
- the LOC102715581 gene encoding respiratory burst oxidase homolog protein A-like — protein MRAGGGGSGTTPVRPRWGSGVTTPRSLSTGSSPRGSDRSSDDGEELVEVTLDLQEDDTIVLRSVEPAAGAVAAVASTGASPSSVVAPPPPGGVASRSRSPAMRRTSSHRLLQFSQELKAEAFARARQFSQDLTKRFTRTQSRQNLAEPSAAQSGIESALAARAERRQRAQLDRTKSGAQRAIRGLRFISGPNKASNAWIEVQANFDRLARDGYLSRDDFPQCIGMTESSEFAMELFDTLSRRRQMQVDKINKEELREIWQQITDNSFDSRLQIFFDMVDKNADGHITEAEVKEIIMLSASANKLSRLKEQAEEYAALIMEELDPEQLGYIELWQLETLLLQKDTYVNYSQALSYTSQALSQNLALRKRSPIRKISTKLSYYLEDNWKRLWVLALWIGIMAGLFIWKFIQYRNRYVFNVMGYCVTTAKGAAETLKLNMAMILLPVCRNTITWLRNTRAARALPFDDNINFHKTIAAAIVVGVILHGGLHLVCDFPRLINSSEEKYAPLGKYFGEVKPTYLTLVKGVEGITGVIMLVCMIIAFTLATRWFRRSLVKLPKPFDKLTGFNAFWYSHHLFIIVYISLVIHGEFLYLIRKWYKRTTWMYLAVPVGLYVGERTLRFFRSGSYSVRLLKVAIYPGNVLTLQMSKPPTFRYKSGQYMFVQCPAVSPFEWHPFSITSAPGDDYLSIHVRQLGDWTRELKRVFSAACEPPVGGKSGLLRADETTKKALPKLLIDGPYGSPAQDYSKYDVLLLVGLGIGATPFISILKDLINSIIKMEEEEEASGDLYPPIGRNKAHVDLDTLMRITSKPKRVFKTTNAYFYWVTREQGSFDWFKGVMNEIAELDQRNIIEMHNYLTSVYEEGDARSALITMLQALNHAKNGVDIVSGTKVRTHFARPNFKKVLSKIASKHPYAKIGVFYCGAPVLAQELGDLCHDFNDRCTSKFEFHKEHF, from the exons ATgagggcgggaggaggaggcagcgggACTACGCCGGTGCGGCCGCGATGGGGGTCTGGTGTGACGACGCCGCGGTCGCTGAGCACGGGCTCGTCGCCGCGCGGGTCGGACCGGAGCTCCGACGACGGGGAGGAGCTGGTCGAGGTGACGCTCGACCTGCAGGAGGACGACACCATTGTGCTGAGGAGCGtcgagccggcggcgggggcggttgcggcggtggcgtcgacgggagcgtcgccgtcgtcggtggtggcgccgccgccgccgggcgggGTGGCATCGAGGTCGAGGTCGCCGGCGATGCGGCGGACGTCGTCGCACCGGCTGCTGCAGTTCTCGCAGGAGCTCAAGGCCGAGGCCTTTGCCCGCGCGCGCCAGTTCTCGCAGGACCTCACCAAGCGCTTCACGCGCACCCAGAGCCGCCAGAATCTCGCTGAGCCCTCCGCCGCCCAGTCGGGCATCGAGTCCGCCCTCGCGGCCCGCGCCGAGCGCCGTCAGCGCGCGCAGCTCGACCGCACTAAGTCCGGCGCGCAGCGGGCGATCCGCGGCCTCCGCTTCATCAGCGGCCCCAACAAGGCCAGCAACGCGTGGATCGAAGTCCAGGCCAACTTCGACCGCCTCGCCCGCGACGGCTACCTCTCCCGCGACGATTTCCCGCAATGCATAG GGATGACGGAGTCGTCGGAGTTCGCCATGGAGCTGTTCGACACCTTGAGCCGTCGGCGGCAGATGCAGGTAGACAAGATCAACAAAGAGGAACTGCGCGAGATCTGGCAGCAGATCACCGACAACAGCTTCGACTCGCGCCTCCAGATCTTCTTCGATAT GGTGGATAAGAACGCAGATGGTCATATCACGGAGGCCGAGGTGAAAGAG ATTATTATGTTAAGTGCTTCTGCTAATAAGCTGTCAAGGCTCAAGGAGCAAGCAGAAGAATATGCGGCCTTAATCATGGAAGAACTTGATCCCGAACAGCTTGGCTACATTGAG CTCTGGCAATTGGAGACTTTGCTATTACAGAAGGATACCTATGTGAACTATAGCCAAGCATTGAGCTACACAAGCCAGGCGCTAAGTCAGAACCTTGCTCTTAGGAAAAGGAGCCCAATCCGGAAAATAAGCACCAAATTAAGCTACTATCTTGAGGACAATTGGAAACGCCTGTGGGTACTTGCACTGTGGATTGGGATTATGGCTGGGTTGTTCATTTGGAAATTCATACAATACCGCAACCGATATGTCTTTAATGTGATGGGCTACTGCGTAACAACGGCAAAGGGGGCTGCTGAGACTCTTAAGCTGAATATGGCTATGATCCTCCTGCCAGTATGCCGCAACACAATCACTTGGTTGAGGAATACGAGGGCTGCACGGGCATTGCCGTTCGATGACAACATCAATTTCCACAAG ACAATTGCAGCAGCAATCGTGGTTGGTGTTATCCTTCATGGAGGGCTCCACCTTGTATGTGATTTTCCAAGGCTGATAAATTCATCGGAGGAGAAATATGCTCCACTGGGAAAGTATTTTGGTGAAGTTAAGCCAACATATTTGACTCTGGTCAAAGGAGTGGAGGGCATAACTGGGGTAATCATGCTTGTGTGCATGATTATTGCTTTTACTCTTGCAACCAGGTGGTTCCGCCGTAGCCTGGTGAAGCTTCCAAAGCCATTTGACAAATTAACTGGTTTCAACGCTTTCTGGTATTCTCATCATCTGTTCATCATTGTGTACATATCACTCGTAATTCATGGAGAGTTCCTATACCTTATCCGCAAATGGTACAAAAGGACG ACATGGATGTATCTTGCTGTGCCTGTTGGTTTGTATGTAGGGGAGAGGACACTGAGGTTTTTCAGGTCTGGCAGTTATTCTGTCCGTCTGTTGAAG GTGGCCATATATCCTGGTAATGTTTTGACACTGCAGATGTCTAAGCCTCCCACATTCCGTTACAAGAGCGGGCAATATATGTTTGTTCAATGTCCAGCTGTTTCACCCTTTGAATG GCATCCCTTCTCAATAACTTCGGCACCTGGGGATGACTATCTCAGCATTCATGTTCGGCAACTTGGTGACTGGACACGGGAGCTCAAGAGGGTGTTCTCAGCTGCTTGTGAGCCACCAGTCGGTGGGAAAAGTGGTCTCCTTAGAGCAGATGAGACTACCAAGAAAGC CTTACCGAAACTGTTGATTGATGGTCCATATGGTTCTCCTGCTCAAGACTACAGCAAGTATGATGTTTTGCTGCTTGTTGGATTAGGAATTGGTGCTACACCATTTATCAGCATATTGAAAGATCTTATTAACAGTATCATAAaaatggaggaagaagaa GAAGCTTCAGGTGATCTCTACCCACCAATTGGACGTAATAAAGCACATGTTGATCTTGACACCCTTATGAGGATAACCTCGAAACCAAAGAGGGTTTTTAAGACGACAAATGCTTACTTTTATTGGGTGACACGTGAACAAGGCTCTTTTGATTGGTTTAAAGGAGTCATGAATGAGATCGCTGAACTAGATCAAAGG AATATTATTGAGATGCACAACTACCTCACAAGTGTCTATGAGGAAGGGGATGCTCGGTCAGCACTTATTACTATGCTGCAAGCTCTAAACCATGCCAAGAACGGTGTTGATATAGTATCTGGAACTAAA GTCCGGACACATTTTGCGAGGCCAAATTTTAAGAAGGTCCTTTCTAAGATTGCCTCCAAACATCCTTATGCCAAAATAG GAGTATTCTACTGTGGGGCTCCAGTTCTGGCACAGGAATTAGGCGATCTTTGCCATGACTTCAATGACAGATGTACATCAAAATTTGAGTTTCACAAGGAGCATTTCTAA
- the LOC102716783 gene encoding protein LIKE COV 1-like produces MGDEKSPLSPMGSRDVRDRELLIPVSGGGSAPGDGDGDGDRAASSSASAALSSSSREAFHKVVRSWASKKFMTGCVILFPIAITFYITWWFIHFVDGFFSPIYAQLGINIFGLGFITSVTFIFVVGVFMSSWVGASVLSLGEWIIKRMPLVRHIYNASKQISAAISPDQNKQAFKEVVIIRHPRIGEYAFGFITSSVSLQSYTGQEELYCVYVPTNHLYIGDIFMVNSKDVIRPNLSVREGIEIVVSGGMSMPQILSTLDPQTILGDRTGASRS; encoded by the exons ATGGGCGACGAGAAGTCTCCGCTGAGCCCGATGGGAAGCCGCGACGTCCGCGACCGGGAGCTCCTTATCCCCGTCTCCGGCGGGGGTTCGGCTcccggagacggcgacggggacggcgacagggctgcctcctcctccgcctccgccgcgctctcctcctctAGCCGCGAG GCTTTTCATAAGGTGGTCCGGAGTTGGGcttcaaagaaattcatgacTGGATG TGTAATTCTCTTCCCGATAGCCATAACATTCTATATCACATGGTGGTTCATTCATTTTGTTGATGGATTCTTCTCTCCAATCTATGCTCAACTGGGAATCAACATATTTG GTCTTGGCTTTATCACTTCTGTTACCTTCATATTTGTGGTTGGAGTCTTCATGTCATCTTGGGTTGGAGCATCTGTCCTTAGCCTTGGTGAGTGGATTATTAAGCGCATGCCACTTGTCCGTCATATCTACAATGCATCCAAGCAAATAAGTGCCGCAATATCACCAG ATCAGAACAAACAGGCATTCAAGGAAGTGGTTATCATTAGGCATCCTCGTATTGGAGAATATGCATTTGGTTTCATTACATCATCAGTATCTCTCCAG AGTTATACTGGTCAAGAGGAACTGTATTGTGTCTATGTCCCAACCAACCATCTTTATATTGGTGATATCTTCATGGTAAATTCGAAAGATGTTATAAGGCCAAATCTTTCTGTGCGTGAAGGCATTG AGATTGTTGTATCTGGTGGCATGTCGATGCCCCAAATTCTATCAACTCTGGACCCACAGACAATTCTTGGGGACAGAACAGGAGCAAGCAGAAGCTGA